The following coding sequences are from one Pelmatolapia mariae isolate MD_Pm_ZW linkage group LG4, Pm_UMD_F_2, whole genome shotgun sequence window:
- the LOC134625742 gene encoding mucin-5AC-like → TVATTTTAAPTTTIAAPITTTAAPTTSIAAPTTTTTAPTTTTSAPTTTTMAPTTTTAAPTTTTVATTTTTAAPITTTVATTTTTAAPTTTTAAPTTTTAAPTTTTAAPTTTAAAATTTTSAPTTTTVAPTTTTAAPTTITSAPTTTTVAPTATTAAPTTTTAAPTTTTAAPTTTAAAATTTTSAPTTTTVAPTTTTVAPTTITSAPTTTTVAPTTNTVAPPTTTAAPTTTTPAPTTTTSAPTTTTVAPTTTTAAPTTITTATTTATAAQTTTTAAPTTTAAAPTTTTTAPTTTTTTSAPTTSTTAPPTTTAAPTTTTVAPTTTTAAPTTTTAAPTTTTSAPTTATAAPTTTTAAPTTTTTAPTTVAVIITTTTSAPTTTTVAPTTTTVAATTTTAAPTTTTAAPTTTTAAATTITVAPTTTTAALTTTTVAPTTTTAAPTTSTAAPTTTTAAPTTIIVTPTTTTAAPTTTTTVATTTTAAPTTTTAAPRTTAAAATTTTSAPTTTTVAQTTTTAAPTTITSAPTTTTVAPTTTTAAPTTTTASPTTTTASAPTTTTSAPTISTTALITTTDAPTTTTVAPTTTIAAPTTTTASLGL, encoded by the exons actgttgcaaccacaacaactgctgcaccaaccacaacaattgCTGCTCccataacaacaacagctgcaccaaccacatcaatagctgctccaaccacaaccacaactgctccaacaacaaccacatctgctccaaccacaaccactaTGGCACCAACCacgaccacagctgctccaaccacaaccactgtggcaacaaccacgaccacagctgctccaatcacaaccactgtggcaacaaccacgaccacagctgctccaacaacaacaacagctgctccaacaacgacaacagctgctccaacaacaacaacagctgctccaacaacgacagcagctgcagcaaccacaacaacaagtgctccaaccacaacaacggTGGCACCAACAacgaccacagctgctccaaccacaataacatctgctccaaccacaaccactgtggcaccaacagcaacaacagctgctccaacaacaacaacagctgctccaacaacaacaacagctgctccaacaacgacagcagctgcagcaaccacaacaacaagtgctccaaccacaacaacggtggcaccaaccacaaccacagttgctccaaccacaataacatctgctccaaccacaaccactgtggcaccaaccacGAACACAGTTGCTCCacccacaacaactgctgctccaacaacgacaacacctgcaccaaccacaacaacaagtgctccaaccacaacaacggTGGCACCAACAacgaccacagctgctccaaccacaataACAACTGCTACAACCACAGCGACTGCAgcacaaaccacaacaacagctgctccaacaacgacagcagctgcaccaaccacaacaacaactgctccaacaacaacaacg acaacatctgctccaaccacatccacaactgctccacccacaaccacagctgcaccaaccacaacaacagtagcaccaaccacaacaacagctgctccaacaacgacaacagctgcaccaaccacaacaacatctgctccaaccacagccacagctgctccaaccacaacaactgctgcaccaaccacaacaacaactgctccaaccacaGTCGCTGTGATTATaaccacaacaacatctgctccaaccacaaccactgtggcaccaaccacaacaacagtagcagcaacaacaacaactgctgctccaacaacaacaacagctgctccaaccacaacaacagctgctgcaacCACAATcactgtggcaccaaccacaaccacagctgctctaaccacaaccactgtggcaccaaccacaacaactgctgctccaaccacatccacagctgctccaacaacaaccacagctgcaccaaccacaataATAGtaacaccaaccacaacaactgctgcaccaacaacaacaactactgttgcaaccacaacaactgctgcaccaaccacaacaacagctgctccaagaacgacagcagctgcagcaaccacaacaacaagtgctccaaccacaacaacggTGGCACAAACAacgaccacagctgctccaaccacaataacatctgctccaaccacaaccactgtggcaccaacaacgacaacagctgcaccaaccacaacaactgcttctccaacaacgacaacagcatctgctccaaccacaacaacatctgctccaaccaTATCCACAACTGCTCTAATCACAACCACTgatgcaccaaccacaacaacagtagcaccaaccacaacaattgctgctccaacaacgacaacagct TCGCTGGGATTATaa